In Rhizophagus irregularis chromosome 1, complete sequence, one genomic interval encodes:
- a CDS encoding uncharacterized protein (SECRETED:cutsite_VSA-HG; SECRETED:prob_0.7861); SECRETED:SignalP(1-28), with product MVQSKISGAINFVLVFTLLIGLVGRVSAHGILLSPTPRLPYGQNVTDIIAKVSNPTKEFPCGIAGDSPGPVTTYKPGEKILIAYNRTITHGGDCLMQLSRYGDKYDKDFKTFENLGPCGMEKGLFTAFVEVPHDECDNKDCVMRFRWDDDAGNNYLYCVNVRIKKYPDCWDSKRRRSIGTTRRALKN from the coding sequence ATGGTTCAATCCAAAATCTCTGGTGCTATCAACTTCGTTCTTGTCTTCACGCTTTTGATTGGACTCGTTGGACGAGTTTCAGCTCATGGTATTCTTCTTAGCCCTACCCCCAGACTTCCATATGGTCAAAATGTTACCGATATAATCGCTAAGGTTTCCAACCCAACCAAGGAATTTCCCTGTGGTATTGCCGGTGATAGTCCAGGCCCAGTTACAACATACAAACCTGGTGAGAAAATTTTAATCGCCTATAATAGAACTATTACTCATGGTGGAGACTGTTTAATGCAATTATCTCGGTATGgtgataaatatgataaagatTTCAAAACTTTCGAGAACTTAGGCCCATGTGGTATGGAAAAAGGCTTATTCACTGCATTTGTTGAAGTACCACACGATGAATGTGATAACAAAGATTGTGTAATGAGATTCAGATGGGATGATGACGCTGGAAACAATTACTTGTATTGCGTCAATGttagaattaagaaatatcCTGATTGCTGGGATTCAAAGAGAAGAAGATCCATCGGTACAACTAGAAGagctttaaaaaattaa